ATTGAGtacgaaaacaatttaatcatttagtagtgttaaaaattacaatatttcaTTGAATAAAAGCTTGTAGGTACTCAATTATTGTCCACAAACATTCCCTAAACAAAAAGTGTAGGAAAGGCAAAGTATTCAATAATTAAGCAATTCGATGAAcaatatttctttgatttaaatttaaaatggaaataataatatgtattCATAACTTTCCCCTTTTACTCTGCCATAAAATCGACGAGAAGGGTgatattttaagtgtttttacCATGTCTATACGTCAAGCGAGTGTTACAGGgtacattttatgattttcatcGGGCCGCCTGCGGCTCGACCTTTTCTTTGTCTACAGCGAAGTCCGGAAGAGGTTCCCCAAATGTATGAAATTGGTAAGTTCGatgatttgtttaattatatcCTGATCAAAATGCAATGATATACGTAGTACAGGCTAGGCTCTCGTAAGTGCCCAGTCAGTACAATACAACGTTGAAGTATTATTAGTAATTGTCGCATTACTAGGACGGAATAGAGCTCCCCCGACCAATAAGCTTTGACATTACATCAGAAGAAGCATCGATTCCAGAGCTGCAGAAAACCTACTTATGTGACAGCAACGGCGAATCCATAGTACGTCATTTTCTGGAGCAGTACTTCGTAATTTACGATAGCAAAAACCGACAACCACTGCTTGAAGCGTACCATGCGCAGGCCATGTTTTCTTTCACCATGTCATACCCTTATGGGCTAGGAAGAGATAAGAATGTAGCTTGGCTTAACTGGTACCAAACCGAAAGTCGCAACGTGCTAAAAGTACAAGATGCGGATCGGAggtgcaaattattgaaacaGGGGCAGCTTAGTGTTGTGTCTTTCCTACAAGACATGCCAGAAACGAAGCACGATATTTATAGTTTTACTGTAGACCTCACCTTATACACGGTAATAATCAATGAAGCGTAAAATTGGGGAGGTTCGAAAAGGTTTTGTGTAATTTCAGGCTCAAATGATTTGCCTGACAGTCTCGGGTATGTTCAAAGAGCTGAAAACTAGTCATAAAGTGCCTCCCACGAGACATTTCTTCAGAACACTTGTGATAGTTCCTGCTGGTTCAGGATTTTGCATTGCTAATGAACAGTATCATATTACTAACGCCACGCCTGACCAAGCTAAGGTAAAGTCAATAAAATACTACTTTATTCTCTTGAAGTTTTAcgataaaattatgttttaggAAGCTTTCAAGACGCCCTCTTTACCGACTCCAGCGTCGGGTACGGCAGCTCCTCCTTCCACTCCAGAGGCGTCTCCAGTTATACATTCAGTGGCGTCTCCTGTTGCTTTAGACAATGCTGCGAAACAGGAGATGGTCAATCAAATAGCGCTCAAGACTGGTATGAACATTGAGTGGTCGATAAAGTAAGTTTTGTAATCTTACAGTTATGTATagggtatttaaaaattgacctAAGACGAATGCGTAGGAAAAACGTCAAGAGCTGACTTATCCCGATGTTATagatattttgcaatatttcactatttcgaaaatattcatacaaatatttttaaaatatataaaagcaGCATAGTTCACAAAAATTCTAATAtcaattccaaaaatgttttccctGTATATCATTAATGTAATTGTAAGCCATGCATTAACAATATTTCGAAGTTTCTTTTCCGAATTTAATAACGCTATTCCAGATGCCTCGAGGGCACCGACTGGGATTTTATGCGAGCATGTGCCACTTTTGATGAACTTCACAGTCAGGGTTCAGTCCCGCCTGAAGCTTTTGTAAAGTGATATAACGGAATGGAGTATGTATAAACAGAATTGTGATTACTATAGTGATTCGTAGAGAAGATATCTATATATAAGATGTGATCTTCAAATGCAACTAATGGTAGTGGGTTTTTGGAGAAATTCACGTAGTCATAACACTACattgaaagaaaatatggtgttttataaaatttcctcAATACTTAATCACTTAGACGATGCAGTAAAGCTATGAAATCTTTCCTCTAATGACTACTGTGATAATCAATTTCTTGTATTATggttttctttcaatttctgTTTGGTTTTTTTCAAGTAATATACCTAAAAACCGTTAGCCATTGGTTGTATTGTATTGgtttttttggctttttgcttTTGTGATAAAAGTAAGTTTTGTTGGTTGTTGGATCTTAggaattcaacatttttgtatCCATTTACATGTACATAAAGTAGAAAAGTACTAgttgttttatattaaaataagttttttaataagaatattatacctgtaagtttttttgtatattctTTTTCTATCTTGCATAGGGAAATAAGATAATGGCAATAGGtattcatttttcttgttaaaaactgttggaaaagattttttttgattaaaaaaaaatcctctaacaaaaatcataatttataTAATCCATTTTCTAAATTCTGTATTTTGGTAACATTAAAAAGGATTTACTACCTATTGTTATAAATCGTACAGGCCAATTTTTAAGTTGGGAGTTTCCTTCAACAAGGAAATAAAGCTAAACAAAATAAGGATTTGTTCCCTTAGCACTTTACCgaaaagtacaatttttttagtattcaACGACACGCTAAAGGCGCACCAATGGTGGAAATgaaagttattgaaaaatatgtatgttgTTGGTAGCTACACTTGTAGCAACAACTACAAATTTCATTCAAGTATTAAGCATAACATATGTATCGGCTGACGATGTAAATGGATAGATGAAATGTAGCCAAGGCTAGCAAGCTTCAGTGAGTAGAGAATATAATTTTCCCGCGAGATGCACTcactattttttttgcaattcaagatcattttaaaaatgtaagtttttgacatttataCTGAAACAGCCGTCCGAGGGGGGAATGTTTTGCCAATCTGTTATTTACCCTTGTTGCGAAGTAACGAACATTACCGCCAGCATATTAGCAAAATCTGAACCTATCCGGAACAATTagaattgcaataaaaaagaatgtttTAATCCCCAACTTAAAATAATcctgtataatttaattaagtgtAGTTAGCTCAGATCTGTAAGAGAAGTGATTAAAAGGCTTGTCGGTTCTGATATTGCGCATAATTTTCATCATGATTATCACTATATAAGccaaaacaattgaaaatcagtatacagagtgtctcaTGTTCCATATCTTTAACGggtatgaaatattttttatggctCATTTGATTATCTTTATAAAAAgcgaatttgaaatttaagtttttcggAGTGTAGTTGCTTTTCAGTTCtcagaaaaaacaattttaaaaaatatccctGAGAAGGGTTTATAGAAAGATgaaaaaacgaacaaaaaaaatgtattagattttttttggccaagcagtttttgaaacatttttttcgatcgTTGACTGTAAAAAAAGCCAAGAGGTCCTTGACGAATCTGTTGATACCTTTgtttatttcacaaaaatatatgCAACGTTTGCGAAAACCACATATTCCTATTGGTAAGCAAGATATCTAGTAAACACATCGaaaatgagacaccctgtactttTAACTTATGTTTTCACACAACATTGTAAAATGAAATACCCTCATTTTGCATTAAACACCGGGAAGTCTTCAGTCacgcaaaaatattttttataaaaattattttataatttgtatcatttattttatgataaataaacCAGAGCAAAAACGttcattagtttttttttccctaaattaatttttttgagataCTTAATACAGAGATGAACTAGTACCAGTGGAAGTGTGTGTTATTGCGACAATGTGTTAAACCTAATACCTTGCTTAATAAtagtttgttatttttaatttagtctGTTCTGATTCACACTGGTACCATTAACTAAGAGGTTTATTCCAACCATGCTTAAGTTACATGTGAAACAAGTTTAGGctgtaaaatgtaaattgaaaCAGCAAATTGTTatacatttacaaaatataccattttgtgaaaaatgcagtaagtttataaaaatggcagaagtgttATGAATCTATTGACAGAAAATATCTGTTTGACAGTGGCAATCTTTTATAAACCAATTGAATATCTCTTTCAGCTAAAGTGACAGTCACACGGTCATTTTTATGCTCATAAAGATTCACCATCAGGTTCTACCTACCTTAATTAAGTTAAACTTGGTTATTTTTGCCCAGGAGtgataatagaaaaaattatttactaactttattatttatttcctacTTATATAACAGCcagataaatttaattcagatTTTCACTCATCCTAAGTTTAACCTCCTCAATTTCCTGCAACCTATGGACAATGTCCGCAGTATCAAGCCCATTATCCAAATTATATTTCAGTGACAACCTCAACTGAGTTTCTTCTAAACCCTCGATTCTACTATACAAACTCTTATCTAATTCTTTGTCTATGTCATTCTCTTCTCTTAATATGCAGaaataaacaagaaatacAGTTAGACAGCTCAGAATTACATATGGCTCATACCATAGTCGAGTATTCTCAACACCCATCCTACTTGTACTAGCCTTATATTTACTAGCAGGGCTGGTGGAGAATTTTATGGGAACATCTGAGTAGCCTTCTGACGCTTCTTTATGCGAAGATAAAAGTCTCAGGGGGACGATTCTGATGAAAGcgtattttaaattagtttaagcaacatttaatCCTCACCTGGAATTTGGGTAAGTCAACCGTCTGAGGCAACTAGAACAGATTGGTAATAACGGTTTTATTCTATACATTGCTAATTCAGTTTTATATGGCCTTTCaagtgtttaaatttattgatttaaatttaaaaggtaaaggaaatacaaatattgaaaattgaaagacTTGTAATTAAAGAACCGCCGTAGCAGAAGTTTGGTAACCTGCTTCTGCGCAACGGTAATCTGCTTTTCCGCCCTAATAGCTCTAACTGCTCCAAGATTAAAGTGAACCAAACCCCGTCGTTCCCGTCTCATTAAGTCCATGCCGCacataagtttaaaaaaaaagtacgCAACTGGATCGCTTGGACAAACATCAATAGAGTAAAAAATTCGAATCGTTATGTTGGTAGTATGGCTGGAAATCATGTATTTCTTTCTTCGTTTAGTATATATGTTCTTATGAGTCCCAATGACaaggtatttaatttaatttttcataaatttttttctggcaTACGCAGAATTCACAAAGAATCGGCAATATCTATGTTTTTATCCCCCTTCCGCCTTTAACAATCCAAGTTCATCTAAGTAAACTgtcaactataaattatatagTATGGATATGTGGGAAACAATGATCTAATACACCCGATGTGACAGAATGGCATTTACTGTGGTCAAAGGATAAACTTAAGTTGGCTACTATGACTTGACAGACGGTGAACTAGAATTATTGAGGTGGTATCAGTAGTGCATTAAATGATTCAgtgaaattttaactaaaatttagaaaaaaaaaccttgaACTAGTTACTTAATTTATGTATTCATAatcgttaataaaaatttaggggCATCATGCgacttttaatcttttttacGATTGTCTACTTATTCCAATTGGCACTGGGGAATATTGAAGATCAAGGAAACGAGTTTGCTGAATTCGAAGATTTTGAAGAATCAGATTCAAACTTCATTGATGTGGAAAAACCAGCTAAAGACGTCCTCAAGCACTCTCAAGAGTTTGAACCATCTCTTGGTGAAAAAGAGGAGCCTATTGTAAATGAGCAGGACAATGAGGATGAGGCAAGTGcaattgcataaaaaaatatggttttctttattttgagtATATTGAGATAGTTATGGTACCTTCTTAtattgcatttatttttgagaGCTTGAGCAGTAATcgttttatgaaattaatttagaacaggcatttatatttaatgaacGCTTTAAAGCTGCTTGTTCATTAAACGCATCAAtgttgttatttaaatttgataaattcttgctaaatgctaaaattataaaaaacatttaaaaattagggAATGGCTACCATTTTTTAGTATCTGTAATAAACCCCAGAAAAGTCATGTTTTTGAAGGCAGTGAccaagaagaaaattatacggtaaaaatttagaaatttacgaaattgggttttttaatgtttaattatttaaaatctattttagaaaatttataattgcAGTTATAAACCTTTCAATGAAACTGCACATTGAAAAATCAAGCAGTTTTTGATTACCTGCTAGAACAAAACTGCTTTATGGCTGGTTCGTTGATTGTAATAAAGATAGagcagaaaataatttgagaagTTAAGAAATAACTACTTTCCACTCTTGAATATAGAAATAGGAACAAACACTCCTCTTAAAGGATTCATTAATATACTTAGTCCAAAAACCCTAAAGTCTCATCCAGTTGTCATCTGAGACTCCtcacaaaaatgttatttcatTCAAACATCTCtctttttacattttgaaattcttcaagTAAAGATTGTGGGGTATTATGGGTGGAAAGGAGTAATAAAGgattacaagaaaaaatctaaaaaatatttaaagatggtcatttaaaaaattctcaatggtctttaaaatatgaaagGAAAGTGCCTTGGATAAATTTATCTCTTACCAATTTGGCAGTTGGACATTGGATGATAAATAGCAAATAGTTTAATCAACATCTTACATTCACTTTACACTGCctattgcagttttttttaatgacattcTCTTATATTAGGgaaattagattaaatatCTGAAGTaaccaaaaatttataatttgtagGCTGAAGTTGAAGTGGATTCAGAATTTGAGCACTTTCAAGATGCTGATGAGTTTGAAGGTTTTGAGGAGAAGGAAGAAAAGCCTACAGCTGAACCAAAAATAACCATTGCCAAGGTTCCAGTAAATTTTGCACTCAACTGGGACAGCTACTACTTAGAAATTTTGATGATAGTCggtttaatagtttattttattaattatatattagGTAAATTGTTGAATTATTCTTGGATTTGTACATTCGtcaataagcatttttttttaggtagGTCTAAgaactcaaaaatttcaaacacctGGTTCAAAACTCACAAGCAGTTGTTGGAAGAAAACTTCACTTTAGTTGGAGATGATGGTAGTGGCAAAGAAGTAAATGAAGACATAACTTTAACTAAAGAGAGTGAAAACGTCTTTTTGCTGTGGTGCAGTGGCAGGACCTGCTGCGAGGGCATGCTGGTTGAATTAAGACTTATCAAAGTAATGCCTTAGTACttcaaaattactcaaataactttaaatatcttatattttttgtctGGTAGAGGCATGATATAGTGGGACTCATTGCAAATCTAATCAGGCCCACAGTAGACCAAGTGCATATAACAGTGCGAATGAATAAAGAAGACATGGATAGCTTTATATTTGCAGTGGCTTCTAAGAAAACTGCCTCTCAAATGGTGAAAGATTTGCAGGATATTAGTGTTTATTGCCCGGAGAAGAAGGTAAGTAATTAAGTTTTGTACGAAATTTTTCCTCAGTGATTATGCTATTACAGCCaggtgaaaaatttaatatcccTGCTAATTTCCAAGTGATGTCCGAAATAGGGGAGGCCTCTTCCACTATCTTGGATGCAAAAATTATGGCTGTGTTAAACAAGTATCCAGAGTTTATAGATTATATCCATTTTTCTGATCAGTTTTCTGGTCTGAAGCCGACTGATGATGCTAATAATTCTAATGCTGTGAATAAATTACCTGAAGTAGATAAGGTCAGATTGGAAGTATTGTTTTGCTGGAATTACTacatatttatgatttttaaggTTCTAAGATTTGGATTTAATCTTACAAGTAAAGGAGTACGGCTGGAGGAAGCCATGACAAGACTGAAACCTTTGTTGAATATGGTATTTTATTCTATAGATAAGGTTAAAAGATATCGTTTATCAAAGGAAGGTAAGTGATATTGggcaatattttctaatttcaaaattgttctCAGATTCCGTTTTCGTAATTTctttggaacaccctattgGAAAACTGCATTCCaagacttaaaaaattgtgagtCCCCGAATTAcgtttctaaatttcaaaatttctcaggaatatataaatatcaagAGTTGTTTTgagatttaaatttcttcgaaaaagttagagaaaattttcaataaattctaGAGAATTTAAGAGTTCTATTTGATTCTGAAACAGTGTATTCTTTCATTTAGTTATTTACGTAATTGTAGTTGTTGATACGCATTTGCAGGCAAATCTAAAGCAGACAAAAATCGTCAAAGAGTTGAGGAGGCTTTCCTAAAATCTACACATCAAGCTCGCGCTGAAGCAGCTGCAGCCCGACGTGAAGAAAAGAAGCGACAAGAGAAAGATCGAATAATGGCTGAAGAAGATCCGGAAAAGCAGAGACGATGGGAAATCAAAGAGGAAAAGCGACAGGCCAAAAAAAGGGCTCCTAGAATGAAGCAGCTGAAAGTTAAAGCTTTGTAAAGCTTAAATTAGAGCGAAAAATTGAATagtaaatgataaaaatgatcTTCAGGTGTTTaggtttttctaattttaagaaatacaTTGAAAGTACTGAACACTGcgcaataaaatgaaaaacattttttttgtattatatatCACGACGTTTAATCAACAAGCTTAAGACGAAGCTGTGGTTGCAGCAGCAGGTGCTGCTTCTTCCTTTAGCCTGTCCTTCTTGAGCGGACCCATAAAGGCAACCTTGTCTGCCGGCGTCTGGAAACGACCGTGTCCGAACTTTGATGAAGTATCGATGAACTTCAGATTGATCTTTTCCAAGGCGATGCGGCTGGTATGGACGAGCAGAGACTTCCTTAGCGTAATGACGCGCTTTTTCGGTCCCATACAACAACCCTTGATCATGATGAAATCGTTGTTGACCTCACCATAGTGGGGGAAACCACCCATGGGAGTGATGCTCTTATCGGAAAGATCATATTCGGTGGAAGCGTTGTTCCTGATAACCTAAAAAATGCCATCAAATTGATTAAACAGGAAATAAGTcgcaaaattaattatattaatgaaattcaatatCAGTCCTATCATTCATAATCATAGTGGATTATAATCTCATAATCCTTTTGGCTCTAAATGGTTTTCATCacttaaaatacttaaataagAGAAGCAAAATAGGGCAAAAGCTTCTTACTTTTCCATCCTTGGTATGGATACCAGCTCCAATTCTGTAGATCTTCTTGTTGATTTCAGTACGATGATGATAACCTTTCTGACCAGCACGGGCCACTGTGAAAGAGACTCGGGACGGATGCCAAGCTCCAATACAGGCCACTTTTCTCAAACCTTTATGGGTCTTACGGGGGAGTTTCTTGGTGTGCCACCTGGATGTTACACCTGTAATTGAATAGAAACAAATATTCATATTATGTTCATGAGACAATTAATGTCATAGAACtgctaaaaatgtttgtcAGTAGGAAGGCAGCATGGATGTAACATCAACAAAAATCAGACGAGCACAACCATGTTTTTTCATCACATAAAATGTTAAGAATAATATTGAGAGATGATCGACTATACGTTTATAGTACCAATATTTGCTGACAATCGGCGTCGACACCTTTATCTTTACCTTCACTAacatattatgttttttatttgtatctAAATTACCAAAACAATATTGTGGTTTACAACgtaattcaattttgaagtGAATGCAATTCTCGTGAATtttcttattgattttttgaaaaaatcaatatccaggcaattttttcaagaattctcaaaaatctattaaataaaggcaatattttgcaatttcttgGTGCTCATAAAAATTACCCTCTGCATAAAAATCGgccagaaaaattgttttactgatttttgataCTTACCCTTATAACCTTTGCCCTTGGTAACCCCAATAACATCAATGGTCTCATCCTGACCAAAGACTTGATTGACTGGAATGGGCTTTTCCAGATGTTCCCTTGCCCATGCAACTTTGTCAGCAATGCTACCTCCATTCAATTGGATTTCCATAATGTGAGCTTTCTTCTGCCTTTGTTTCAACAGTTTCATCTGATAAATtatagaataataattaatatccaatatattaaagaaacatAATGAGTAATAGAAAACAAATGAGTGAATGTAAGGAATATGGTTTTCAAAGTGTCATTGTCCAGAGACTACACAATGTTTAAGGAATATACTCCTTGCGCCTCCCGAAGGGCACCTGCTTTACGACACTATGGCGAAAGCCCCATAATATCAAAGCTTTCATTGCCAACAGCCGGAGGGTAAGCTCCTGCACTGACCGTGTcgatttatcttaaaattttctctataaaatatattgcttcgttacgaaaatatttagtttgtTTGACAgcaatgtattttaaataggagACATTCTACTTTAAATAATATGCTTTAATTTAAGGATAAATGGGGTAAGTGGGGGTTACAGTAGTTACATAACAATAACTAACCTGAGTGTGTGCAATCACTCGGACAACTTTGCAGTACTTGATGACTTTCTTGAAGTCGCGTTCAATAGACTTTTTGCCAAGATCGTCCGACCATTTCTTGGACGCCTTAGTGAAAGCCTTCTTTCTGCTTTTGTACCTggttcaaaaagaaataaactCAAACCTTTGCcatttatgttaattaaacATATATATAAACCCACCTTTAAAACCAGGTTCAActgataaaatttgaagattggAGCCGCACCTGTAAGTATAAGCATGAAGTGGCCTCATAGTTTAGAGGAGGCCAGCTCCATAGGCCATACTGCGCTCAAATCTCTAGGGGTTTTTATCCCTTCATTGAGGTATGTCAGCTCAGTAGACTTGTATTTTACAGTCCTCATGTTATCATTAGAAGactttgatttaattattagtaaatttattgattCAAACTTTTTCATTGTATTATTTACTGGTTAACCCTTCAAGGAATTTAAgccaatttgattttttaagtaagtAAATTACCTCATTAAGGCAGATTTGTTCAATCATGGGTTAAGCTGGGGTCTGCTAAATGTTAAGCAACACCCCTATACAAAcataggagtacacatacaGAATTTACAAACAGAtcaattattagaaaatagcTGAGCATTCTCTTAATTATGCCACTTATTGTACACTTGAAGATTCAACCACAATTCTCAACTTTTAACCCAAATAGGCACTTACCAGTTCTTGTAAAACCTTCTGCGGCAATCTTCCGATAAATGCTCAGCCCAAATGGTGGCCAATGCCCT
This DNA window, taken from Euwallacea similis isolate ESF13 chromosome 5, ESF131.1, whole genome shotgun sequence, encodes the following:
- the LOC136408888 gene encoding ubiquinol-cytochrome c reductase complex assembly factor 4 isoform X2, with the translated sequence MYRIKPLLPICSSCLRRLTYPNSRLLSSHKEASEGYSDVPIKFSTSPASKYKASTSRMGVENTRLWYEPYVILSCLTVFLVYFCILREENDIDKELDKSLYSRIEGLEETQLRLSLKYNLDNGLDTADIVHRLQEIEEVKLRMSENLN
- the LOC136408888 gene encoding uncharacterized protein isoform X1, whose translation is MYRIKPLLPICSSCLRRLTYPNSRIVPLRLLSSHKEASEGYSDVPIKFSTSPASKYKASTSRMGVENTRLWYEPYVILSCLTVFLVYFCILREENDIDKELDKSLYSRIEGLEETQLRLSLKYNLDNGLDTADIVHRLQEIEEVKLRMSENLN
- the LOC136409231 gene encoding PAT complex subunit CCDC47, with translation MRLLIFFTIVYLFQLALGNIEDQGNEFAEFEDFEESDSNFIDVEKPAKDVLKHSQEFEPSLGEKEEPIVNEQDNEDEAEVEVDSEFEHFQDADEFEGFEEKEEKPTAEPKITIAKVPVNFALNWDSYYLEILMIVGLIVYFINYILGRSKNSKISNTWFKTHKQLLEENFTLVGDDGSGKEVNEDITLTKESENVFLLWCSGRTCCEGMLVELRLIKRHDIVGLIANLIRPTVDQVHITVRMNKEDMDSFIFAVASKKTASQMVKDLQDISVYCPEKKPGEKFNIPANFQVMSEIGEASSTILDAKIMAVLNKYPEFIDYIHFSDQFSGLKPTDDANNSNAVNKLPEVDKVLRFGFNLTSKGVRLEEAMTRLKPLLNMVFYSIDKVKRYRLSKEGKSKADKNRQRVEEAFLKSTHQARAEAAAARREEKKRQEKDRIMAEEDPEKQRRWEIKEEKRQAKKRAPRMKQLKVKAL
- the RpL3 gene encoding large ribosomal subunit protein uL3; protein product: MSHRKFSAPRHGSMGFYPKKRSRRHRGKVKAFPKDDPSKPVHLTAFIGYKAGMTHVLREADRPGSKINKKEIVEAVTILETPPMVVVGVVGYIETPHGLRALATIWAEHLSEDCRRRFYKNWYKSRKKAFTKASKKWSDDLGKKSIERDFKKVIKYCKVVRVIAHTQMKLLKQRQKKAHIMEIQLNGGSIADKVAWAREHLEKPIPVNQVFGQDETIDVIGVTKGKGYKGVTSRWHTKKLPRKTHKGLRKVACIGAWHPSRVSFTVARAGQKGYHHRTEINKKIYRIGAGIHTKDGKVIRNNASTEYDLSDKSITPMGGFPHYGEVNNDFIMIKGCCMGPKKRVITLRKSLLVHTSRIALEKINLKFIDTSSKFGHGRFQTPADKVAFMGPLKKDRLKEEAAPAAATTASS